The following are from one region of the Sandaracinus amylolyticus genome:
- a CDS encoding tetratricopeptide repeat protein has translation MAKPPGTSSAHELDTRLLRFRTRPGSEDASRLAADLLQADRAVDAIDVTAAGLRGAPDDLSLLVLDGRAHYAAGDLLRAQAALLKAARIAPAQKEPFRWLGEVLLKRGDPQRAIKVLERARAIDADDRAVQTLHARAERLARIADSEADVGVPSLATDDDDLPEERTVVRAEVSAQLANSTRPPSPAPVRREAHALPEEEDSPTSLMDRQDIVKALQPMAAATATRPLEPRGGDAPAPAAAPGLGAPGRPLSRPHRATLPLGAGIPPAAKPAPVAAKPATPAAPVPAAARPAPRAPAPASSVPPPLTPRAPTPPAPLRPAEPARSEEPIAPPRQRPTPIPDPFAARPVPARRAIDDVPAAPPPRLAEPAVSPAPPPESVRPPPLARASARPPEPEPEDAELVAPSDEEVPPPEPDFESGADAGRPEDVEEILGMLESQGIFEPPTGDVAAWAPRKEAGVTGTRIGLWMAAAWVLTAGLVAGGWFGWQKYVEQRHARAAELVAQAREEARIGDHQRLVDAERHLREARELNPNDATNSTVLLFVHAQRALEDGAFEVGYLRPTIARAERMEADAQWLHAARAVMSAGEGDRDAARTAIGHALENGGAEQAGLLYVAGRLEQRLGVDTALEHLQQAVGRDAQLTAAAIALAEARHDEGRPEEAVTLIDQVLARDGENLRAQLWRAFLTADDRDPAEAIAALAPIEARLEHGAPTDRVLTELTRARLLRRQGEHERAAAAVDAALSAGAQEPRLLALMARAAMTAGRLVQAEYAATAAVRGSPSSVDFRKLLANIHLERRNGERAIATLAQLPADDPDVVLMTGRAAILVGSEEALAGAGAALDQYVQEHEDANVELRALRIRIGVQTGDPAPMLAAARQLARDNPGDPVASLALGEAALRARDPETATRALEQVAQASPDDADGHYLLGRARRMQGDGEGAKRSFERAIALRSEHVDAKIALGGLLLDMGEDEAAERLYGELSRAAGSAGGLSLAATGRLGRVEALIGLGRLDDAQVQMEGVREGDRESAPARLTGARLALARGRAGDAIRDLRALLPAEGSGQQASPTVLALYGDALLAAGQVEPSAAAYEQALALDADSPEALIGRAELYVRGEAERDAAPLLARARTSLTSRIRPPRLHARLSMLEGRVALMSRDMETARTKLREATAVAGVPAEAFFHLGEALAGENAPDARAAYERYLQLAPEGSFASRARRAIR, from the coding sequence GTGGCGAAGCCCCCCGGCACCAGCTCGGCGCACGAGCTCGACACGCGGCTCCTGCGGTTCCGCACCCGTCCGGGCAGCGAGGACGCGAGCCGACTCGCCGCGGATCTCCTGCAGGCCGATCGTGCGGTCGACGCGATCGACGTGACCGCGGCAGGGCTGCGGGGCGCGCCCGACGATCTCTCGCTGCTCGTGCTCGACGGACGCGCGCACTACGCGGCGGGCGATCTGCTGCGCGCGCAGGCGGCGTTGCTCAAGGCGGCGCGCATCGCGCCCGCTCAGAAGGAGCCCTTCCGCTGGCTCGGCGAGGTGCTCCTCAAGCGCGGCGATCCCCAGCGCGCGATCAAGGTGCTCGAGCGTGCACGCGCGATCGACGCCGACGATCGCGCGGTGCAGACGCTCCACGCGCGCGCCGAGCGGCTCGCGCGCATCGCCGACAGCGAGGCCGACGTCGGCGTGCCCTCGCTCGCGACCGACGACGACGACCTGCCGGAGGAGCGCACGGTGGTGCGCGCCGAGGTGTCGGCGCAGCTCGCGAACAGCACGCGCCCGCCCTCGCCCGCGCCGGTGCGACGCGAGGCCCACGCGCTGCCGGAGGAAGAGGACTCGCCGACCTCGCTGATGGATCGGCAGGACATCGTGAAGGCGCTGCAGCCCATGGCCGCGGCGACCGCGACCCGACCGCTCGAGCCACGCGGCGGCGATGCGCCCGCGCCGGCTGCCGCGCCCGGGCTCGGCGCGCCGGGCCGTCCGCTCTCGCGCCCGCACAGGGCCACGCTGCCGCTCGGCGCGGGCATCCCGCCCGCCGCGAAGCCGGCGCCGGTCGCGGCGAAGCCTGCGACGCCCGCGGCACCGGTGCCCGCCGCAGCCCGACCCGCGCCGCGCGCGCCCGCCCCGGCGTCGTCGGTGCCGCCGCCGCTCACCCCGCGCGCGCCGACGCCTCCGGCCCCGCTGCGGCCCGCGGAGCCGGCGCGCAGCGAGGAGCCGATCGCACCGCCGCGCCAGCGCCCGACGCCGATCCCCGATCCCTTCGCCGCGCGTCCCGTACCGGCTCGCCGCGCGATCGACGACGTGCCCGCCGCGCCGCCGCCGCGGCTCGCCGAGCCCGCGGTCTCGCCCGCGCCGCCTCCCGAGAGCGTGCGCCCGCCGCCGCTCGCGCGCGCGTCGGCCCGACCGCCCGAGCCGGAGCCCGAGGACGCCGAGCTGGTCGCGCCGAGCGACGAGGAAGTGCCGCCGCCCGAGCCCGACTTCGAGAGCGGCGCGGACGCCGGTCGCCCCGAGGACGTCGAGGAGATCCTCGGCATGCTCGAGTCGCAGGGCATCTTCGAGCCGCCCACCGGCGACGTGGCCGCGTGGGCACCCCGCAAGGAAGCGGGCGTCACCGGCACGCGCATCGGCCTGTGGATGGCAGCGGCATGGGTGCTCACCGCGGGCCTCGTCGCGGGCGGCTGGTTCGGCTGGCAGAAGTACGTCGAGCAGCGCCACGCGCGCGCCGCCGAGCTCGTCGCGCAGGCGCGCGAGGAAGCGCGCATTGGCGATCACCAGCGCCTCGTCGACGCGGAGCGCCACCTGCGCGAGGCGCGCGAGCTGAACCCCAACGACGCGACCAACTCGACGGTGCTGCTCTTCGTGCACGCGCAGCGCGCGCTCGAGGACGGCGCGTTCGAGGTGGGCTATCTGCGCCCGACGATCGCGCGCGCCGAGCGCATGGAGGCCGACGCGCAGTGGCTCCACGCCGCGCGCGCGGTGATGTCGGCGGGCGAAGGCGATCGTGACGCGGCGCGCACCGCGATCGGCCACGCGCTCGAGAACGGCGGCGCGGAGCAGGCGGGCCTCCTCTACGTCGCGGGCCGTCTCGAGCAGCGCCTCGGCGTGGACACCGCGCTCGAGCACCTGCAGCAGGCGGTCGGTCGCGACGCGCAGCTCACGGCCGCGGCGATCGCCCTCGCCGAGGCGCGCCACGACGAGGGTCGGCCCGAGGAAGCGGTCACGCTGATCGATCAGGTGCTCGCGCGCGACGGCGAGAACCTGCGGGCGCAGCTGTGGCGCGCGTTCCTCACCGCCGACGATCGCGATCCCGCCGAGGCGATCGCGGCGCTCGCGCCCATCGAGGCCCGCCTCGAGCACGGCGCGCCGACGGATCGTGTGCTCACCGAGCTCACGCGTGCGCGCCTGCTGCGTCGTCAGGGCGAGCACGAGCGCGCGGCCGCAGCGGTCGACGCGGCGCTGAGCGCGGGCGCGCAGGAGCCGCGCCTGCTCGCGCTGATGGCGCGCGCGGCGATGACGGCGGGGCGCCTCGTCCAGGCCGAGTACGCGGCGACGGCGGCGGTGCGCGGCAGCCCGTCGAGCGTCGATTTCCGTAAGCTTCTCGCGAACATCCATCTCGAGCGCCGCAACGGAGAGCGCGCGATCGCGACGCTCGCGCAGCTGCCGGCCGACGATCCCGACGTCGTGCTGATGACGGGGCGCGCCGCGATCTTGGTGGGCAGCGAGGAAGCGCTCGCGGGCGCGGGCGCCGCGCTCGACCAGTACGTCCAGGAGCACGAGGACGCGAACGTCGAGCTGCGCGCGCTGCGCATCCGCATCGGCGTCCAGACCGGCGACCCTGCACCGATGCTGGCGGCGGCGCGCCAGCTCGCGCGCGACAACCCGGGCGATCCGGTGGCGAGCCTCGCGCTCGGCGAAGCCGCGCTGCGCGCGCGTGATCCCGAGACCGCGACGCGCGCGCTCGAGCAAGTCGCACAGGCCTCGCCCGACGACGCCGACGGTCACTATCTCCTCGGTCGCGCGCGCCGCATGCAGGGCGACGGCGAGGGCGCCAAGCGCAGCTTCGAGCGCGCGATCGCGCTGCGCTCCGAGCACGTCGACGCGAAGATCGCGCTCGGCGGTCTGCTGCTCGACATGGGCGAGGACGAGGCGGCGGAGCGGCTCTACGGCGAGCTCTCGCGCGCCGCGGGCAGCGCGGGTGGGCTCTCGCTCGCGGCGACGGGACGGCTCGGGCGCGTGGAGGCGCTGATCGGGCTCGGTCGTCTCGACGACGCGCAGGTGCAGATGGAGGGCGTTCGCGAGGGCGATCGCGAGTCCGCGCCCGCGCGCCTGACCGGTGCGCGCCTCGCGCTCGCGCGCGGTCGCGCCGGCGATGCGATCCGCGATCTGCGCGCGCTGCTCCCCGCGGAAGGCAGCGGGCAGCAGGCATCTCCGACGGTGCTCGCGCTCTACGGCGACGCGCTGCTCGCGGCCGGCCAGGTCGAGCCCTCGGCGGCGGCGTACGAGCAAGCGCTCGCGCTCGACGCCGACTCGCCCGAGGCGCTGATCGGGCGCGCCGAGCTCTACGTGCGCGGCGAGGCCGAGCGCGATGCGGCTCCGCTCCTCGCGCGTGCCCGCACGTCGCTGACGTCGCGCATCCGTCCGCCGCGCCTGCACGCCCGGCTCTCGATGCTCGAGGGGCGCGTCGCGCTCATGAGCCGCGACATGGAGACCGCGCGCACGAAGCTGCGCGAAGCGACCGCAGTCGCCGGCGTCCCGGCCGAGGCGTTCTTCCACCTCGGCGAGGCGCTCGCCGGCGAGAACGCGCCCGACGCGCGCGCCGCGTACGAGCGCTACCTCCAGCTCGCGCCCGAGGGCAGCTTCGCGAGCCGCGCGCGACGCGCGATCCGCTGA
- a CDS encoding DUF6986 family protein, whose amino-acid sequence MLEDDPEIARALTALASSTTAAPRRQPVHVVYAGAPRFTAELSKKLGAIALRALDEHASTPLELARALGNDPRSAALVHERVRQKLEREPVEDFRIDFEDGYGPHSDEEEDADAKRAAHELARGLDAGTLPPSIGIRIRPLEGETARRALRTLELFVTEAGRLPSTFVVTLPKVESEDALRLLARALDRLEAQLGLARGAITIEAMMETPRALIDASGACPLSRWPDACEGRLSGVHLGAYDLSASIDVPAPHQTLHHPICVDALLRAQLALAGRDVHVSDGATTRLPLAPKGASPEDARAAVHGGWREHAEHVREAIALGVWQGWDLHPAQLVARLGALHGFFLSSLADATARMANFRAERERATRVGATFDDAATGRGLRGFFARGLACGALTREDLAAAGL is encoded by the coding sequence ATGCTCGAGGACGATCCCGAGATCGCGCGCGCGCTCACCGCGCTCGCATCGAGCACGACGGCCGCGCCGCGGCGTCAGCCGGTGCACGTGGTGTACGCCGGCGCCCCGCGCTTCACCGCAGAGCTCTCGAAGAAGCTCGGCGCGATCGCGCTCCGCGCGCTCGACGAGCACGCGAGCACGCCGCTCGAGCTCGCGCGCGCGCTGGGCAACGATCCGCGCTCCGCCGCGCTGGTGCACGAGCGCGTCCGGCAGAAGCTCGAGCGCGAGCCCGTCGAGGACTTCCGCATCGACTTCGAGGACGGCTACGGGCCGCACTCCGACGAAGAAGAAGACGCGGACGCGAAGCGCGCCGCGCACGAGCTCGCGCGAGGGCTCGACGCCGGGACGCTGCCCCCGTCGATCGGGATCCGCATCCGCCCGCTCGAGGGCGAGACCGCGCGCCGCGCGCTGCGCACGCTCGAGCTCTTCGTGACCGAGGCCGGGCGACTGCCCTCGACGTTCGTCGTCACGCTCCCGAAGGTCGAGTCCGAGGACGCGCTACGCCTGCTCGCGCGCGCGCTCGATCGCCTCGAGGCCCAGCTCGGGCTCGCGCGCGGTGCGATCACGATCGAGGCGATGATGGAGACGCCGCGCGCGCTGATCGACGCGAGCGGCGCGTGCCCTCTCTCGCGATGGCCGGACGCGTGCGAAGGCCGCCTCTCGGGCGTGCACCTCGGCGCGTACGATCTCTCCGCGTCGATCGACGTGCCCGCGCCGCACCAGACGCTGCACCACCCGATCTGCGTCGACGCGCTCCTGCGCGCGCAGCTCGCGCTCGCCGGTCGCGACGTGCACGTCTCGGACGGAGCGACGACGCGCCTCCCCCTCGCGCCCAAGGGTGCGAGCCCCGAGGACGCACGTGCCGCGGTGCACGGAGGCTGGCGCGAGCACGCGGAGCACGTCCGCGAGGCGATCGCGCTCGGCGTGTGGCAGGGCTGGGATCTCCATCCCGCGCAGCTCGTCGCGCGCCTCGGCGCGCTGCACGGCTTCTTCCTGTCGTCGCTCGCCGACGCGACCGCGCGCATGGCGAACTTCCGCGCCGAGCGAGAGCGCGCGACCCGCGTCGGCGCGACGTTCGACGACGCCGCGACCGGACGCGGCCTCCGCGGGTTCTTCGCGCGAGGCCTCGCGTGCGGCGCGCTCACGCGCGAGGACCTCGCGGCCGCCGGCCTCTGA
- a CDS encoding CAP domain-containing protein, translating to MGIAGCDGSDHERPRVELDGASGGADAGPVSGDECETLGDTGACSGTIARWCEGGTVREEDCADDGRVCGTVAGRHRCAEPPPPECGDPIEQEQLRLTNDERVRAGLSPLVCDPGLTRAARLHSQDMCDQGYFDHDSLDGRTFRDRIDAQDVTWRAIGENIARGQPTPADVHEAWMNSPGHRANIMGEQFGRIGIGHVACGGTGPYWTQDFAD from the coding sequence ATGGGAATCGCAGGCTGCGATGGATCCGATCACGAGCGGCCGCGCGTCGAGCTCGACGGTGCGAGCGGCGGCGCCGACGCGGGCCCAGTGAGCGGCGACGAGTGCGAGACGCTCGGTGACACCGGCGCGTGCAGCGGGACGATCGCGCGCTGGTGCGAGGGCGGCACGGTGCGCGAAGAGGACTGCGCGGACGATGGACGCGTGTGCGGAACGGTCGCGGGGCGGCATCGCTGCGCGGAGCCGCCGCCTCCCGAGTGCGGCGATCCGATCGAGCAGGAGCAGCTCCGGCTCACGAACGACGAGCGGGTGCGCGCGGGGCTCTCGCCGCTGGTGTGCGATCCCGGGCTGACGCGCGCGGCGCGGCTGCACTCGCAGGACATGTGCGATCAGGGCTACTTCGATCACGACTCGCTCGACGGGCGCACGTTCCGCGATCGCATCGACGCGCAGGACGTCACGTGGCGCGCGATCGGCGAGAACATCGCGCGGGGACAGCCGACGCCGGCGGACGTGCACGAGGCGTGGATGAACAGCCCGGGCCATCGCGCGAACATCATGGGCGAGCAGTTCGGGCGCATCGGGATCGGACACGTCGCGTGCGGCGGGACCGGGCCCTACTGGACGCAGGACTTCGCGGACTGA